The sequence CCTCATTATTTTTTGTCCCCACACCCCTGTTTGGAATAACTATTTATAACAAATCGGTAATTCATTTTCTTATCCTACTAGAAACCATGTCCTACATGAAATCAATCAAATATTACCAAAATCATGTCATGTATTAACTCAATCAAATCTAATCAAATCTTATCAAACCTCAAGTATATCAAAACTCCCATTGTGTTTCTccacccatactcaaatcaaatcaaatctcaCCACAATCTACAATATGTACAATATGGTGGGTGTAAAGTATATGTTAGACATGATTGTTGTTAAACCACTAAAATATGTATGCCCCGTCGCAAGCATGTACAATTAGCCAGTGTGTCGGATAAAATGTCACATGTTCAATTCTCTAAAGAAAATTTGACATGTTTGATTGAGAGTTGGACAAATGGCAATGATATTTCCTCTCCATTTCCAGGTCTGAGCCCACCCGTCATACAGGTTAAGATCCTCTGCAGTACCGTATGTGCTGTAGTGTCGATGACATGTAGGGCCAAGTCCCACATGGCAGTGATTGTACAACACATACTGTAGAGGATCCTAACCCCGTCATACTGCTCTGGATGATTTTGTAACTCCATTTCCTTCTCCCCTGGTTCGATCCACTCGTCGATCGAGCGAACTGTGCCACTGAACCAAAGGCTACAGGGCGGAGGGGCGATGACAACGGAGCCCTCGCCCCGCCGCGCTAGGGTTGGCGAGCCGGCGGCGGACCCGCTGACGTCCCTCCCGCCGCCCCTGCTCGACGCCATCCTCACCCGCCTCGACCTCCCCGACGCGGTCCGTACCTCCGCCTTCTCTCGCGCCTGGCGCCGCCGGTGGGAggccctcccctacctctgcctctCCTTCGTCGACAACCCCGGCACGGCCCCCTTGGCTGTCGACCGCGTTCTCGCTCGCTACCCCGGCCGCATCTCCAACTTCTCCTTCCACGTCGACGAGCACTCCTTCGGCCGCGTCGATGACTGGCTCGTCGCCCTCTGCGACCGCGGCGTCAAGTCCATCAACCTCCGATGCGCCTCCCCCTTCATCCTCCACTCCTCCCTCTTCTTATGCGCCCAACTCACGCACCTGAAGCTGTGCCATTGCGGCCTGCCGCCTCTCCCGGTGGGATTCACTGGATTCCCCATGCTCAAGGATCTAAAACTCAGCTTTGTCGAATTCCTGGAGAACGGGGAGAGCCAACTGGAGGCGATTCTTGTCGGGTCACCTTTGCTTGAAACCCTGAATCTTCACTTTGTGGATATCCGTGGGAACGATCCATACTCAAATGTGTGGGTGATTCGCGGGGCCAACCTCCGGAGCCTAACGATAAATTCTGATTTTGAGTATGACTGGCAAGTTAAGGAGCTGCCATACCTCGATTAAGCCGACATCGATGTGGGAAACTATGTGAGCTCTATCAATTTCAGAGGATTTCTTGCCAGCTTTGCGCAAATTaggaagctctctctctctctgtgtgcgtGCTACGCATCGGTAATTTTCTGTTCTTACCATAAAAAGTGCCAATTATGAATAGTTCTGATCCACATTTTGCATTGAGATTCACATGCTTAATATTTGTTTCTTTTACAGTCTACTGGAGGCGGTCTCTTGGAAACACTTCCATTTACCTTTGACAACTTAAAGAGTTTGACCCTCTGGACACGTTTTTATGAGATGCGTTCCATTGTGTTAACCTTTTGCGTACTAAGGAATACTCCTAATTTAGAAGAACTTGAAATTACGGTATGAAATAAGAACACCGCCTTGCAAACTATTGTAGTTATGCTTAGAGGTCATCATTGCTATTTTTGGTGCTTAACATTTTTTGTTTATTTTACAAGACCTATGGTGATGGGGATGCACCTGAAACAAATGCAGAGTTTCTAAATACACAATGGACTGATGCCTTCTGTGCCAACCTTCAGGCTGTGAAAATGAAAAATATTGGCTGGTTGCAAAATGAAATGTATTTCATAGAGCTCGTTTTATCTAAAGCAGCAGTTCTTCGCACAATGCATCTTAGTCTTGGTTGCAGAAGATCAAAGTCAAATGAGGATGCACTCTGTGAACTAATGACATATAGAAGGGCTTCAACCCATGCTCGAGTCTTCTTTGACGGTAAAAAAAAAATTTGACGGTAAAAAAAAATCTTGAACTTCAGTCAGTAATTATCTGTATTCCTTAGCCTATATTTATGTTGAAGAATATATGGAGTGTCTTACAAGTTTCACATTCTTAATTGGCCCTTGGGTTGATATATTATGTGCTACCATTATTGTCTATACCAGAGAGGAGGGAATATTGATGGAAATAGGATGAACACTTGTGTCAAGAGAAATCACATGTGAACATGGAAAGCTTGAAAATGAGTTTGGATCTATACCCAAGGTTTTCTTTACAAGATCATGACTCCCATGTTTTCTTTACAGGATGATAACTTGAGTCGTTGATCATTTTTCTAAACGACTACCTTGTAGCCAGATTCCATTATCATCACATAACAGAACATGAATTTTGTACTATCTGCCTTTAGCTTAGTTGCCGCCTAACTCTAGCAGCGTCCCTTTAATCTTTACGAAGGGAGGGTAGGGACAAAACATTAAGTGCAAATTATCAGTACTGGCCACAGAACAAACCACTTAGTGATAATTTAGCTTTCGAGTAAGGCacattgggataaagagtgatagCATTGTGCTAAAGCAGTATGGATTTATCTCATGGGACAAAAAGTTGATAGTGATCCAACACCTTGTCGATTACAGTGGGAATCGAGAGTTTCATCTTCATGCTTCACTGAATGCATTACATATTTGTTCATTATTACACGTACTGCTACTTCGTTTTTATTACTTTGTATGTTGTTTATTCAAGTTTATGTTTTCTCCTGTTTTATCACCTGCTTAATATCTTGCAACGAGTTGCACAAATTCAGAAAGTGGCTGTTATCCTTTTGCAGGTAAAATGAAATGAGCTGCTAGATAGAGACGTGTCTTCCATGCAATTCTGGGAATGGGCGCTGATTACGTTCAGATGGCTCACTTGCGTAAGACGGTGTCTGTTTATCCCTTGATCTTCTCTAACTATGTACCTTGGGCGGCTGGGCTGTTAAAGATATGTATCCTGAAGAAAATGGTTGTCGTCATGAGCTACTTTACTGCTCCGTTTGGCGCATAATTATGTCTTGTATGACCTGCAAAACTCTCCTTAAGAGAGAACTCTTGCTATGTGATTTTCCAATGAAAACTTGCTGTGCACCATTAGTTTAATTTGCTTAGAAAATGTTTGTAAGAGCTTACGAGTGGGATAGTAGCAATGACAAACAGTATTACCtgtgtcccataatgtaagacgtttttgcagttcaatttgaactgcaaaaacatcttatattatgggagggAGGGAGTAGTAAACTCATAGCCTTGTGTTGCACAAATCCCTTTGCCCATCCCATAGCATTAGCGAAGCAACATGCCTTGGAAAAATTAAAAGGAGCAGGAGAAAAGCAACAGCTTGTAGCCTTGTATGTTACTATTAGTATGAACAGGTTGGATCATCATGTTCTCCTCTTTTGGGTGAATCATTTTTACCATTTGAGATCTACCCCTTTCATCATTATCATTTCAGTACTTCAAGACTAATGACTAGTATAGTAATTTATTATCATCGAGGTTTGTCTTTTTCCTTTGAAGGTACTAAGGTTTATCTCTTTGTAATTTCTGAAAATGCATTCCATTGAGGCCATCCAAATCACTCACACGCTCGCGCTCTCGCGACCGCGTCGCCCCCGCGGGTGACCGGCCACGcttcgccgcctccctcctccggtCCCCACCTCTCCCCTTCCTCCTGCCGCCGTCGCTGGCGCCCGTGGCCGCCCTGGCCCCGGGGTcgctggtggcggcggcccccTGACCTTCCCCTCCCGGTGGCTCTCCGGCGCGGGGCGGAGCTGCACCGGGGGGTGCTCCTAGGCGGCGACGAACCGGGTGGCGGCGGGGTTCCCTGTCGTGGCGCGGGCGGGCGGCTGGACGGCGGCGGCGTCGTTGGCGGCGGGGCGGTGCTGCGGTGGGTCCTGGCGGCGGCGcttggcccagatctgggccctacgggccccatctgggcctgggcgggccggcggcggggctgatCCGTGGCGACTCTTCCAAGAGGCGGGGGAGCAGCGCTGAGCGGCGGGGTGCTGGCTGCGCCGGCGCCAGCCTGCTGCAGCATGGCcggcggggcttagcgggcccgTTGAGGGCCtggccgggcctggggtggcctggTTTGCCCCGCTGCCGTGTCCGGACGGCAACCGCGACTGTGCCGGAGGCGCGAGCCTCTCGCACGACGGCGGAGGAGGAGGTTCCCTCCCGCTCGGCCTTGGCGTTGCTGCTCCTGTCGCTTGGCTCTTCTCTCCGGCCTTCTTGGCCTCGTGTTGGTGCTCGTAGTGAGACAACTTGGGTGGCGGCGCATCCGCAATGGCGCATGGTGTTGGGCGATGGTTTGGTTGGTCGGCTCCGGTTGGGCGGTGGGGTTGgtgtgcgggagaaatccttgccggttcggccggctccgatgcggtgacaccgACGGGTGCCACCTTTCCTTCTTGGAGGGTGTTGGTGGTAGCCATCCTCCACTTCCCTCctcgtaccgggggaaaccctaggacttgtccgggcggcagcgtcgtcggcgtcgcattccttcttgaaggtgccgCTTGGTACGCGGCAGATCGGAGCCTCGGGCGGTGGTGGTGTGTCTCCGGAGGGCGCAGCGGTGGCGGTTCATCCATGCTTTGTCGAACCGCCGTTGTTAgcattcttttcttttttttttgggcttgttgtgctgctCGCCCCAGCAATACTATGTGTATGGTGTtcgttgctttggaatacaaagcgggggaaaactCTTTTTCGGTAAAATGCATTCCATTTGTTACCTGCGTAAGCAACCATGATAACATAATTTGAATGACAGTGGTAACCCCCTTTAGTTAACCCCCTTTAATTAACGGGAGCATAGATGTTAAAAACTGTGcaacacagtgtccttgtttctttTAAGATCCGGGTTGTGTTGTATATGCACATTTCCTAAATGTGGTTTCTTTTCATTCTTGTACATATGTTTGTACACGGGagaaaaatattgggttatctAATAATAGTTGTTTTGTTGCACCACAGGGCAAACATTGAAAATTTCTAGAGGTTGAGTGCATGTGTTATCTCCCTCTGTACCATAATATATGTCATTTTAGCAGCTCAAATTGAACTGCTAAAACGACATATATTATGGTACGAAGGGACTAGTAGTTATGTTTAGAAAAATTCTAGAGGCTTAGTTCACAGGAATACTATGGAATTGTAGAGTAGATAATTAACCCGTAAGATTTTTGGACGGTCTATTCCTTTTGACGAAGAGACTACAGGAAAATTCCCCTGCACGTTGGAACCctacaaaaatatatttgaaattCGTTTAAATCGGAAGAGACCCACGGTTCTACATACCCTATGAAATTGGCTCTGGACTTAAATAGTCTTTTCGCATGGCATATGTTCGCTCTTCTGACTTAAAAATTGATTTAAGTAAAGTAGGGCATGATCAATAAATCAAATGAAAATTTGCATATGATCAAATGTAACACTCATAACTGGCGAATGTTCGCAAGGGAGGGGTGGCACACGCGACCGTTGTAGGTGACATTTTTAATTCTGAGGGGGTGGCTGTTTTTTCAGAGCGACGTTGCATTTTCTAGGATGAAATCTCGAAAACTATCATCTTACCAAAAAATGTCATGTCGTTGTAAAGAAACTGTCATCTCACGCACGCCTAAAGTTGCCATAAAACATTTGAAATGCCACATGTTACGTTTGAAATGTCACATGTTCCCACTTCCCACTTCCTAGTGAACGTTTCCTAGGGAACATTCCCGTTAAACTTTGATCTGTACAcgagtttttgtgtgtgtgtgtgtgtgtgtgaaatgtATACGAGTGTTGGGTCCCGCTTCGTCACGCGCCAAATAAGCCCGCCGCAACGAAAAGAGCGCGGCATTTCCAGACCACCCCAAAGCGGCGCTCCGCCCCTGAAAACCCTAGAACCGCGCCGCCGCGCCATCACCGGAGAGATGCCGCCCCCGCGACGACGCCGTTGCAAGAAGCGTCGTCGGCTGACTGACGTCGCCGCGGCGGAGGCGGACGCCCTGATTTCCTTGCCCGCGGACGTCCTCGACGTCATCCTCACCCGCCTCGACCTCCGCGACGCCGTTCGTACGTCGGCGCTCTCCCGCGCCTGGCGATACCGATGGGAGGCCCTCCCATCCCTCGACCTCCACTTCCCCCACCTAAAAGACGACGAGGGAGCGCCCAAGGGGCTGAGGGCCGTCGACGGCATCCTCCTCCGCTGCCCCGGCCGCGTCCGGCGCTTCTGCGTCTTCCTCGACGAGCCCTACGCAGCCCGCATACATGACTGGCTCCTCGTCCTCTCCCGTCGGGGCGTCGAGACCCTCCACATCAGCTCCATCGACGGCTTCCTGGCTCTCCCCTCCTCCCTCTTCACCTGCGGCAGGCTCACCTCCCTCAGTCTCTTCAGATGCGCCATCCCGCCCCTCTACCCCCGGGCTTCCATGGTTTGCGGGAGCTAAGGAATTTTACTCTCATCAACGTCCAGTTACAGAAGAAGGGGGATTACCAGCTGGAGAAGATCATCGCAACATCACCAGCGCTCGAGGAACTGACACTTTGGGATGTGAATATCCGAGGCAGATTCAAAGAGTGGGTGATTCAGGCGTCCAATCTCCGGTTCCTCAAAATTTGTTCGGCTTGTGATTATGGTTGGAACCTTGGGGATCTTCCGCGCCTCGATTATGCTGTAATTGATGTATGGGACTATCTAGGTGGGGACTGTGATTTCTCCAAATTTATCTCCAGCCTTGCAAGCGTTACTGAGCTTTGCATATATACTTGTCATCCACCGGTACACCCAGATGCTCTCGCTTTATCTGTTCTTATAATGAACATCTGGGCTCAGTTTAGTACTCATGTGTTATTAAATTTCCTTACAGACAAGAGACAACATTGAGGATTAGGCCATGTAAAGATTACCACTAATTCTTATCTTTGTTGTGCCTTACCTTCCTAGTGGAACATTTTAGTGGATTTTATCTATCTCCTCTGTTTGATTGTTGTCAAGTATTTGATCTGCTAGGGACAATCAGGATTCAACCTCAAAGTAGTGTTGCGTCCCAAACCCCAAATTTAGTGAGAAACCAACTTGTCTGAAACTTAACTTGGAAATTACACCTATTGATGTTCTTTGCGTTAGCCACAGAGTTGTATATAtttataatcatgtggcattttcCCAGAAAGAAAATACTTGGACTGACCTTTTTGTTTCAAGGGGTTGAGAGCCTTTGTAAATTGCAACATCCTAAACTCCTTTAGTTATTCCCGAACTGGGTTCATCCTTTGTGACTTGTGGCTGTAGCTTTGCTGACATGAGTAAAGCATGCAAAATTCGTTCAGCGATTAAGGATATGCACTGAGTTCCAAACTTTTGACATTATGGCTTTTATCTGTTTCAGTCAAATGGGGCTAATATGCTAGAGGAACTTCCATGCACCTTTGTCAACTTAAAGAACTTGACGCTGTATACACACTTCTGTGAACTTCCCTCAATTTTGTCAACCTTTTGCTTGCTAAGGAATGCTCCAAACCTTGAAAGACTCAAAATACTGGTAATGTTTGGTTTTACGTCGAATCATTTATATTCACAGTATTTGAAGGATGTCATCATTACTTCCAATGAATGACTTCTTACCTATATTTGTTAAGATTTATTATGGCGAGGAGCAGAAATTTGAGGCAAATCGAGAGTTTCAAGATGCACAATGTACCGATGGCATGTGTGCCAACCTTCAGTTTGTGAAGATGACTGGTATTCACTGGCATTCAAATGAAATGTCTTTCATGGAGCTTATTCTATCTAAAGCAAGGCTTCTTCGCACATTATCCATTAGTTATGATGAGGAATGTGCAACGTCTAATGAGGGTGCACTGAAGAAGTTACAAAAGTACAAAAAAGCTTCAACTCATGCGAAGGTTATATTTAAAGGTAAAGAATCTGAATTTTAGGTCTCATGGTACTTCTCAACCTATTGGTTTTGAGAATTTCGTTCCATTTTTCGTTTCCAGAAATTTCTGGTGCATTTCACATCAGCTTTTTTTTACTTTCCTCCATGTCACGAGTTAGGCTAAATTATAGTGCCATGCTTTTATGTGGCTTCTAGTGAAGAAGTGGGGCtgctatatactccctctgtcccataatgtaagatgacCTTTTCAGTGGTTACAATAGATATTCGAGTGTTCCTCTCCCATTCAGATACTGGTTTATTCTTTCTTCCACTAGATGAACTCTGTATATTGGATAATGTTGCTGATTTTCGTGGCCATAGATATGCAACTTTGCAAATATTTCTAGACCTTTAGAAAAGGAAAATCTAAACCGTACACTGTTTTGGGAGCACTTTTGGTGAAGAATCTATCACTGTTATTTCAGTTAGACATAGTTCAGGAAGTTTGTCACCATGCATATCAACAATGATACGAAATAGCAAAGGGCAGAGTAGCAGTGCCTAATTCCAACTTTACTTTTCTGTTTTCACTTATGGTATTATTCAAGATAAGCAAAAGACAAGTGCTGAAAGAGGCATtcccccgctttatagataaagcaagcAAAAGACAATTTTGTGGTCAGAGGAGAGGGGCCGGTGTCAGTGCTTAGTGGCTGGCAGAAAGCGAACATCAGGTGGAAGTGAATAAGGTTTAATGCATCTGTGAATTTGTCCATGCttgtgcttcatcttttcttttcgtaACAGTTTTAAGCTAAATTATTCTCTATGGTGGTTCGCTTGCAGTTTTGCGCGGCATAATTTTGTTTCATCTGCTTCATTCCTGGTGGGATGAGCTGCATAAACAGTCTGTTCTTCTTGTGCAGGCAAAGCGGGATCTTACTAGGAGTAGATTATTTTCACTGGAATGACACACAGTGCTCGTAATGGCCGATGCAGTCTTTTGAAGACCAGATGCGCCACATCCAGAAAATCGCCTTCCGAAGGGATAACTGTAGTTATGTCTTCTGAAAGAAATTTTGGGTACCATTGATAGTTTGGCACAAATTCGTGGTATCCTTCAGTGTTTTGGCCTATCTTGTTGGTACTTCTGCTGTCGTGGAGAAGTTTTGTAGTATGATCTTCCAGGGTCGCTCTTTCAGAAATGAGAACTTTCGCAGACTTAGCTTTGCTTGATTAGATGTTGTTTTACATGCACCCCGTTGCTAAACTTTTCTGGTCGGTTAATAGATGAGGTGGTAACTAAGCAGTACTACGCCTACTACGTACATGAGTCAAGGGAATTAAAGTGAAACTTCTAGGGTTGCATACGCTGCATCACTCTAGCTCAAATTTACAGGTTCAACTACACGTGACAATGCACATCACAAAAATAGACACTTGGTGAGACAGATGATCAAATTAACCTAGACTTTTGAGTTTGTATAATATACACTTTGGCCATGCACACATCGCTTGTGCCCCGCTGGCTCATCTCTGTTGGACTGTGAAAGTGAAGTAGACAAATAGAGAGACAACTGATAGAGTATGAATGGTTACTTGATTAGCTCTCATTTGCAACGTGGTGAAGACACCTTCCAGAGGGTACACTTTTTTTTTCGATGAACACAACAACTGCATTGTGGCATGTAGAATATTCGCACGATCTGGGCTTGGGGTGATTATCCTTTGTGATTTGGGAAGAACCGCGAGGATCCCCCAATCTTATTGAACTGGAGGTGGATTCAAGGATGGACACAAGGAGAAACAAGGGAGAACCATGCCAAAGGGACAATAATCAGAAGACGAAGCACATCACATATCCAGGAGTCAATACAAGAGGTGCAATTGAATCCACAACATTCAAAGGGAAATAATAACAAAGAAAGATAGTTCATCAAGATATGGAGGTCTTAATATTCCAAGAGGAATCTTCACCACAAGGGTGGCCTTGTACTCCAGTGGAGTTGTCTCCACTCGAGGGAGGTCTTGATCTCTGAGGAGCTTCTCTGTCatagaggaatcctactaggagagGTAAGGAGGAACTAAGCTGTCGATCCAATCTTAATTATGCTTAGTCCTAATCCTAAAGAGGAGGAGGGGTGAACTACATTTGGTCTCCCACAAAGGGGTAAGCGGGGGAGGGAAAGGTACATGAACTGATGCCCTGGATGCTCGAGGTGATTTAGCCCCGAGGCATAGGCCGCTGGGTCGAGCGTGCTCGACTTGGCGTGGTCGATTGATGGAGGTGTCACTCTCGGGCTCAGAGTGTCTGGACGAAGGGGCTAGAGGCTCCGGTCATGGATAGTGGCTCGGCGAAGGCTCGGGGCCTGGAGTATCCATGAATGTCTCTTGGGCTCTCAATTTGGACCCTGGTCATAGTGTCCGGCTTCCTGGCTGGAGCACTTCCTTACCTTCTTGGTCTTGCACTTCTTCATCTGCTTTCATGTTTTTTGTTGGTGCAATGATAgaccccttatgttttggagtttgttgacataaacaatATGGGAcctatgtgtttgctagtgcacacagagtaacaggtccctgagATATTGAGGAGTTTGATGCAAACGACGAAGATAATTTCCCTGTGTTGCagcgaaggttatcaccgaagatgaTGTTAACAAGAGCGACCCCTAAAAATTGCTAAAGTGAAGCAGTTGGTTCGGTGTCTGTCCGAAGAAAAATGACCGCGTCCGAGGAGAATGAAGAtgaagtgaagacgtagcatttgtttcgttcttcttcttctttctgttgagtcataggaccaccgtact comes from Triticum aestivum cultivar Chinese Spring chromosome 5B, IWGSC CS RefSeq v2.1, whole genome shotgun sequence and encodes:
- the LOC123116164 gene encoding F-box/FBD/LRR-repeat protein At1g13570, which translates into the protein MTTEPSPRRARVGEPAADPLTSLPPPLLDAILTRLDLPDAVRTSAFSRAWRRRWEALPYLCLSFVDNPGTAPLAVDRVLARYPGRISNFSFHVDEHSFGRVDDWLVALCDRGVKSINLRCASPFILHSSLFLCAQLTHLKLCHCGLPPLPVGFTGFPMLKDLKLSFVEFLENGESQLEAILVGSPLLETLNLHFVDIRGNDPYSNVWVIRGANLRSLTINSDFEYDWQVKELPYLD